The proteins below come from a single Aegilops tauschii subsp. strangulata cultivar AL8/78 chromosome 6, Aet v6.0, whole genome shotgun sequence genomic window:
- the LOC141026199 gene encoding uncharacterized protein: MVISLAQYERHLSLQRHKIVGIDLEYSNEPEATQKPALCQHSIGKNHPVLLFQLTPLKGFSIDGDKTKLERVNLEVANFVDIQKEWRVPEATKELDFLGDVSSMLIDDYYNNMKKKITDDEHKRWATLPLSMRHIEYTAKDAYAAYEIWNRITLTQDGLRRAKLEKVEPPKKRARSSWGWGDANW, translated from the exons ATGGTGATCTCCCTCGCGCAGTACGAGCGCCACCTCAGCCTCCAGCGCCACAAGATTGTCGGCATTGATCTCGAGTACAGCAACGAGCCTGAAGCGACGCAGAAACCCGCCCTCTGCCAACACTCCATCGGCAAGAATCACCCGGTGCTGCTCTTCCAACTGACGCCGCTGAAAG GCTTCTCCATCGATGGTGACAAAACCAAGCTAGAGCGTGTCAATCTGGAGGTCGCCAACTTCGTCGACATCCAGAAGGAGTGGAGGGTGCCTGAAGCAACCAAGGAGTTGGACTTCCTTGGAGACGTCTCCAGCATGCTCATCGACGACTACTACaacaacatgaagaagaagatcacCGACGACGAACACAAGCGCTGGGCCACCCTCCCTCTGTCCATGAGGCACATTGAGTACACGGCAAAGGACGCCTACGCAGCGTACGAGATATGGAACCGCATCACCCTCACCCAGGACGGGCTTCGCCGTGCAAAGCTGGAGAAGGTGGAGCCCCCCAAGAAGCGCGCCAGGAGCAGCTGGGGATGGGGAGACGCTAActggtga
- the LOC141026300 gene encoding agamous-like MADS-box protein AGL80: MARKKVTLKYIANDSTRRSRFRKRLRSLMKKATELATMCDVKTCVVVYGEGEAEPQVFPSHAEAVDILNEFKSMPELGHCKKTMDQEAFLTQRIAKLRDQVDKARRECQDSEIRYLLYNIMHGNHPGLVDLSAEDVARVGWKVDELLKSLGERMAKNHVQAPPPAPSVSTDSIDMASPSQYLTSPQQEEGWLDMVSSGGDVGTLVYGGNASHDGAGFSGADMMMETPFSDLGFSSSPFPPI, translated from the coding sequence ATGGCTCGCAAGAAGGTGACCCTCAAGTACATCGCCAACGACTCCACCCGGCGCTCTAGGTTCAGGAAGCGTCTCAGGAGCCTGATGAAAAAGGCGACCGAGCTGGCCACCATGTGCGATGTCAAGACCTGCGTGGTGGTGTACGGCGAGGGCGAGGCGGAGCCTCAGGTGTTCCCTTCCCACGCCGAGGCGGTGGATATCCTGAATGAATTCAAGAGCATGCCGGAGCTGGGCCATTGCAAGAAGACGATGGACCAGGAGGCATTCCTCACCCAGCGCATCGCCAAGCTCCGGGACCAGGTGGACAAGGCTCGCCGCGAGTGCCAGGACAGCGAGATCAGGTACCTCCTTTACAACATCATGCACGGCAACCACCCAGGCCTCGTTGATCTCAGCGCCGAGGACGTCGCCCGCGTTGGCTGGAAGGTGGACGAGCTACTCAAGAGCCTCGGCGAACGCATGGCAAAAAACCATGTCCAGGCGCCGCCGCCAGCTCCATCCGTCAGCACCGACAGCATCGACATGGCGTCTCCGTCGCAGTATCTGACGTCACCGCAGCAGGAGGAAGGCTGGCTTGACATGGTGAGCTCCGGTGGTGACGTCGGCACCCTGGTCTACGGTGGCAACGCCAGCCACGACGGCGCCGGCTTCTCCGGCGCTGATATGATGATGGAGACGCCATTCTCCGATCTGGGGTTCAGTTCGAGTCCTTTCCCTCCCATCTAA